The Arvicola amphibius chromosome 4, mArvAmp1.2, whole genome shotgun sequence genome includes the window AGCAGCAGGGTTGGTGAGCCCATACTGGGGCGGGCCAAGAGCAGCTTGCTAAACTGAGGACTACCTGGGGCCTGTTCTGGGGACAAAGCAATGTCACGGCAAAGACATGGCTGCTGCCTTTGTCCCCAGGATGCTATGTCTATGGGACCAGTGCACACTGATCCCGAGGAGCACTCAGTGGCTGAGAGGAAGTGGGTGGCCCTGTGGCTATAGCAATTTACCACCCCCCCTGGGAGCTTCTGGCCAGTGCCACCCAGGTGGCAAGTGCTATTTGGTGACCCTATTGCTCTCTGCTGGGCTTCTCTGGAGGATCCCTAGACAAAGGTCTGGAAGGAACAGGGTGGGTGACCTGTTGCTCAGCCATTCCACAGCTTTGCCTGTATGATTGGCTGAAGGCACTAGAGACTTTCACAGCCAGGAGAGAcatggtctctgcctcaggaAGCTGGTATTCCCAAGAAGCTGGCTGGAAAAGGAGCAAACACTGCTGCGCACCTTAAAATAAGAAGGTGACCCTGGCCATGAGAAAACGAGAGCGGGACTGTGAGGGCGGGGCTAGGGAGAGAGCGGCTTCTCCAGAAGAGGTCACATTTAACCCAAATCTGGAACAACGAGAAGGGGccgctctaaaaaaaaagctttgagCTCAAATCCCGCAGGTCATGGTCAGCACTGGATTTCACAGGAGGGGACAATGAGAACCTGATGACAGATTTTGAGGAGGAGAATGACGTGACCAAGAATCTGGTTACAAATTAATGAGGTGTCCTGGGAGCCCGTGGATGTGAGGTGAGTCCAGATGAGTGGAGAGACCCTGAAGCCACTGGTAATAGGGTGTACTGACTGCACActgagggagaagcagagaagttggGGCATCTGGAGAAGCTGAGGGGACGGTGTTAGGGGCTGAAAACCTGGGTGGGTGGGGCCACCATGACTGAAGGCAGCAGTACCACTTAGGGTCCATAATGACTGGAAGGTTAGGATGCTCATCAGAGTTTAGGGGTGGCATTCCCAGTCCAGTAAGGTCTGAGATGAGGTCCCTGCCTCAGGAAACCCCAAGAGTAGTTCCTGAGCAGGCAAAACCCCAACCTGACAGCAGCTGACTAAGAAATTCCCTTCCTCGTAGTCCTCGTAGTAGTTTGCTGCTAGTCCCTGTCACCTCTTACCCTCCCACCGTCTGCCGAGAGGCCACCTTCTCATTATGTGCCAGATACCTCTCCCTATCCAAGGAGCACTCTGAGATGCAAACCTCAGGGTTCAACAATTTTGAGCTTTCATTTTCAAGTCTATTTTTGGATGCCACACTGTATCTGCTTGTATGActcaatgttttttctttttatgaaaataaaaacatttattttgaataaaatatgggTGATCAAgtcccaggaacacagatttgggTTCCTCAggggttttgtttattcatttgatgtataaaatttaaaaattaatcatggAAAATGTCAGTATATCCAGACTATAGAAATCAAGGACCTTCTGTATCTCTGTCACCCAGGCTCGGGGCACACCCTGCCAACCTCACCCTGCCACACTGCGGCTCATGGCTGTTGTGCAGCCCCAGTGCCTGCCATTAACCAAATCTGGAGCCCACATGCTTGCTCGTCATCCACTAGCTCCCCATTCTTTGAaaagttataattttaaatacaaggGGGACTTAAAATTAGAACCTCTTGATTGCCTCTCCGGTATGTGTTGAGGGTAACTACACCTGTGAACATGctggcaagaactctaccactgagctaacttttgagacaggctctaaGTCACACACTCAGGTTGGCACTGACCTCACAGTGCagcccaagctgacctggaaTCTGATActcctgtgtcagcctcctgAGTTTCTGGACTGTATGCCTGTTCCTGCAGGTCTGTCACATGTTTATAAGATCAACAGACCACTGCTTTACAGGATCTGAATAAACATCTCCACTGCAGTTTCCAGcttatttccagtttctctttcctgtgttctcttatttctctgggATGAAATTTATTGGCGATACTGTCCTTAGTGGCTGCTATTCCCAGTCTGGTTCAGCTGTGCGTGTCCATGGGGGTGCTAATGACCACTCCACCCCATCTCCTCTCTTTGTTGTAGGCTGGCATTAGATACAGGCACAGGTGTGACCTGCATGCATCCCAGGACAGCTATGGATGCAGCCCACACATTTATAGACCTGCCATGCCAGTGTCACAGGGTAGACCCTCCCGACAGAGGTCCCATCAGACTCAAGGTTGTCTGGGCACGAACCCCTCACACATGCCACTCTGTTCCttaataaggaagcagagaatccTGGTTGCCCTCTGTGATATCAGTGGCCCCTGGCCCTAGGCCATTACTGGGGACTGTAGAACCCAGGTTCAAAGTCTTCTCCCTCCTTGCTCTTATCTGTGGGAGACTTTTCCCTATAGTGATACTCAGTGGCCCCACTCAGGAGAATGGCAGGGCCCGCTGCTGAGTCTTGGATCTTGTTTTGGAGAAACATTCGTTCCCTACCACTCTGCAGAGGTTGCTAATATCTTTCCCCcttataatgtgtgtgtgcacaaccTTTGAGAGTCACTTCTTTCCTAAACTgttatgtgggttccagagacaGCCTGGTTGTCAGGCTGGTGTGGCAAGCATGTTTACCCATTGGTCTATCTCACCGCCCACTGCTGATCTTATATCAATACAAACACATGTAtctaaaaacagataaaatgctTAATGTATGGCATTAGGTTCTTAGGCACAGTTTATGGAATAAGCTCTTGTAAAAGATACAACTGAGAAATGAAGTATTAAGGAAGGTAGGCTGTATGACCCCTGTTCAGGCCAGACCTAGCTCACTACATCAGAGCTTCCTAGACTTTCTCTAGTGTAGATGACACTTAGTGAAGATTCagtattaaatcttttttttcttttttcttttggtttttcgagacagggtttctctgtggctttagagcctgtcctggaactagctcttgtagaccaggctggtctcgaactcacagagatccgcctgcctctgcctcccgagtgctgggattaaaggcgtgagccaccatcgcccggtaaatctttttttaaacatttttttaaacttggattttccacattttaaaatatttatttatttatttatttatttcgtatacaatattctgtctgtgtgtatgcctgaaggccagaagagggcaccagacctcattacagatggttgtgagccaccatgtggttgctgggaattgaactcaggacctttggaagaacaggcaatgctcttaacctctgagccatctctccagccctcagtatTAATTCTTTAAGAGGCCCTCAGGTCAAAGGAAATCACTGTtagatgtgtttttattttttatttatttatttatttatttatttatttatttatttatttatttattttgtttttcgagacagggtttctctgtggctttggagcctgtcctggaactagctcttgtagaccaggctggtctcgaactcacagagatccacctgcctctgcctcccgagcgctggattaaaggtgtgcgccaccaccacctggctcagatGTGTTTTTATTAGGCAGGCAAACCCAAACAGTATTTAGGACCTCACAATTTATAGTAAACATTTGGAAAAGTTAGcaaacatgaattttttttattgattttttttttgttgttgttgtctcttaatacagggtttcttgtgtagtccgggatgtcctagaactcattctgtagaccaggctggccttgaactcagatagccacctgcctctgcctcccgagtgctggtgctaaaggtgtgtgccaccactacccagagaCAAACTCTATTTTTATCCATTATTCCTGGGATTCGTCCACTTGCCAGAGATAGTACCACCTTGTCTTGGTCTGCGTCAGTTTTCACAGTAATGCTTTCTCAGTAGCTTCCGCAGCTGAggcctgcagacagacacagaccacTAGGAAGGACTAAAGCAGCCACCGTGTCAGCCCTGCACTGAGCATGGTGTGCAGCAACGTTGCTAACACCGCTTCCTTCCCACGTCCGGCCCGCGAGCTCGCTGCAGTTACTCCGTGCTCCTCCAGTGAGGGCCTGCACACTGGCTGTGGCACAGAGCCCTACCTGGCCTGCCCCACTGGGGTTATTTGTTTCTGGTCACGGTGCTTAAGAGGATTTGTTCCATATCCTTTGACTTGGCTCATACTCCAGTAAACCATTGTCATTTGCTGCTTCCCCATTCAGTATCAGTGACAGGAGTAATTGGAAAAGAATACTGTAGATTAGGAGATGACCTTAAAAAAGCTCACCTGATCTGAGACAGTAGCCAGCTTTCCTCATAGCTACTGGCTGTCAACACATACTTCCTTGTTGATAGGACTGAAAATTCCAGAAGCACCGAGCCGCTTCTGCCTGCCATGGTACATCTCCAAAGTGGGTTCTGGCATGTCTTCCTGCTGATGTGGGCAGGGCAGAGACAGCATACAGATGAGAGAGCATCACACACCCTGCTTATCTGGTGGACTTTCCACTTCCCTTCTTCTTGTCCTTCCAGTCCCAGGGACAAAGATATCCCACCTGGCCCACAGACCAGAAAACAACTATTATTGTgtatgctgggtcttgaggtcaCTTAACTCACTACACAGCTGTGGCTGACACagaaaacaggagagaaaggcaagtgAGACTGTGCAACATCCCAGAGGCTTCTTTCCTTCTAAGAGGGGCAAATTCATTTAACTAGTATTGTGCCCACTGACCCTCAAACCATAGCGCAGGCAGAGATGCCTTATCCCAAGTGAATGGCCCTGACTCGAGCCCAGGAGGCCCCAAGCTGAGCTGCTTAGGGAGCTGTATTGTGGGGGCCATCACATTTAATTGGTGCCCAGGACCCAACTGCTGCCTAAGGCCTATGGTAACCTTTTCGTTGGCTGGAAGGATGGTAGGGGTACCCGGGAGCTCCCAGGAGCAGGGAGCGGATGGCAGGCTAGCCACTACCTTCAGCCACCTACCACCTGCTGGGAACCAGTGGGTTGGGGCCTGTACTGAAAGCCACATGTGCCAAATCTTACTTGTCCCAGCCACCTTTCTGTGCACATTGGCTGCCCCTAGGTGTGCACCCATTCCCATTAGTCTCTCAGATGTGTGAATGAGGTAGAAACATGAGTTGTGTTGAGCCACCAGGTGCCACAGCAGCCTTGCTGGGTGTGTGGGAACAGGGTGTTGGTCCATTTGAGTCTGTTCCAGCTTCAGGTCAAGAAATGACGCTCGGCCAGGGACACTTTTGAAGACGTGAGTGGGGCTGGATCATAGTTTGCTCCTCAGCACTTCATAACTGGCACACGCATGCCTGCAGCCTCAGTACAGAGTCCAGATCGTGCAAATtgaaggtaggaggatcagaagatgAAGATCGTCCTGGGCTACAAACATATCCTGAGGTATATGAGACCCCGTTTCAACAAAAGGATGGTGGTGGAGTTTCCAGCAGcggaagaggcaggtgggtgaCCCTACCTTGGAGACTGTCCACGTGAGACACGGAGACGTGCACCACTGCCACGCCGGCTTCCCGGAGCTGTCTTTGCTTTTGTACTCTTACTAATTCCTTCTAGTCCTGCATGCCAGGTGCCTGGCCAGCTGGCAGATCCACTGTATGTTGGTGACCTTAGCCTTTCTGGCTCCTGCCCTGTAGGCGGCCCTGCTCTGGAATACACCCAACCTCCTGTAGCTGTCCACTCCTATATCTTATTTCCATGTCTCCCCGAGTATGCGAGTTCTTCCTTCCTAAGGAGCGTTCTGTCCCTGTAACATGGCATTGTTGTCCTTGGAGAGCCAACCCCTCCTGCAGAGCTTCTGATAGAGGGGTAAATGATAGCACCCCGAAAAATGTTCACATTCTAATACTTGGCAAAAGAGAACTTTGGGAGCCGGGAAGATGGCTCACTTGGCAAAGTGTGTACCCACCCAGAAGCACGAGGATCCAAGTCAGATCCACAGCGTTCATGTAAGATCAGTATGGCACGGGTCTGCTGGCCAGCCGCTGTAGCCAACTTGGTGCGCTTTAGattcagtgagacaccctgtctcataaaataggATGGAGAGCAACAGAGGGGGATGTCCtctatcaacctctggcctccatatgtgcacGCAGACTCACAGTTGGGGGGCAGAGATGTGATCAGGGCAGTGAGGTGGGACAGTACTGACTTATCTGAGAGGAACTTAGTTGCAGCTCCATTGATTGAATAGAAAGAAGCCAATCTGCATGaaggtgaggggctggagtgacAGCAACCTTCCCCTGGAGTGGGGCGCACATGTCAACCAGGTGCTGGACTTCTGGCTACAGTTTTTATGGATCGGGGTACTTTGTTCCAGCAGCCCCAGAATAGGAACACAAAGGCGCAAGACCCAGCCCTGAGTTATGTTGTCTTGTGATGTAGGCACTTGGGGTTCCTCAGAGCTTGTTCCCTGAGGAAGAATTCCCACGGCCTGTCCATGCATTTCCCACCCAGAGCCTGTAGCAGCTTACCAGCTTGGGAGGTAAGGGGTCATCCTAAGCCAGAGTAGAGCAGCTGTCCTGTCCATGTACAACACATCTGGAAATTAGCCTCTGGCTATAAGGTGACTTTAAGGTGTCCCAGACACAAGTAGATAAGACACAAGTAGATACTTACTGCCCATCCCTGGTGGTGAAGGCAGGATGGACAAAGGACACTATCAGACATTTTATAACCACGCACAAACATCACCAGAGACAGTTTGTACAGCAGCAAGGAGGCTCTATGTCTGTTGGAAGTTAGCACGTGTTGTTGGCCTGCTCCGGGCCCCAGTGGGATGGCCACATAGGCAGCCCCATTGTTCTGTGCTCTTGGGTGAAGGGTACACATGTGCCCTGGGGAGGTCATAACTGCCTGAGCCTTTAAAactggcagggcagggcagggcaggctggCATTGCCTGAGCAGCGACCTGGAGAGGTAGCCGCTCTGCAATTGCAcgcttttttttactttaaaagtaaaagtagaaATTAGTATCAGAACATTCCAGGTTTTTGGCAGAATTTTCACCATTTCTAGAGGCATCTCTGTACCAGGCTTGGTCATCGGTGGAGCAAGCTCCGTCGGTCATCAGCCAGTCCTAGAGTGGACTCAGGGACTCACCCCACCAGCAGAGCGGATCTGTTCTGGCTAGACCAGTCACTTCTGAGTGCATTGTACCCAGGCCAGGCTTCCAAGTGAGTGAATGAGGAACCCAGGGTCTCTTCTgtggtacaggtgtgtgtgtgtgtgtggggggggggtgttggagGGAGGACTGATGGCTCCCAGCTGGGGCCAGCACAGCATTACAACAGGGTGGCTTTGGAAGCCGAGGGTGGCAAGGTCACTGCTTCTTTGTCCTGACCACCTACAATCTCACAGGATGAGATGCACAAGGCTCATAGGGGTGCTATTCACCCTGCTTAGCCTGCTGCAGCTGGCTGTGACTCTAAACATCGCAGCCTTCAACATCCGGTCTTTTGGAAACACTAAGATGTCCAATGCTACCATCTCTGGCTACATTGTGGAAGTAAGTTCAGGGTGGGCCATGCCCAAGAGTAGACAGACCCCCAGGGGAGGTGGTAGCTTTGCTAAGGGCCACAGAAGCCAGTGAACTTTACCAGTCCCCGGGTTGTCAGCCCAGATCATTGTCATACTGTCCGTGGCTGGCAGATTTCTGACAAGAGTGTAAACTACAGCCCTGGGCTGCTGGCGGCAGAAACCTAGCCTGCCTTGCTAAGCTGTTGTGACCCTACCCCCAGATCCTGCGTCGCTATGACATCGTCCTTATCCAAGAGGTCAGAGACACCAACCTGGTGGCTATTGGGAAGCTACTGGATGTGCTCAATCGGTGGGTGACAGTGCTGGGGTCCTGGAGTGTGGATATCACAACCACTTCTCGGGAAACAACCTCACTCCCCTTATGCTCCATGGATGGAACCTTGCTACCAGATTCCAGGAGGTTCCCTCTGTGGCCCCAAAGGACCTTTGTTTCCTTTATCCAGGGACGAGCCTGACACCTATCGCTATGTGGTCAGTGAGCCGCTGGGCCGCAACAGCTACAAGGAACAGTACCTTTTCTTGTACAGGTAAAGTCCTATGCTGTCAACGCCGGAGAATACAAGCATGGAATGTAGCTAGGACCCCCAAATCTGTACTGCAGAGGCTGAGGGTGGTCTAGAAAGCCCAGGGCACCCCCTTTAACTTGGGGGGCCCTTAAAGAGTAGGGTAGCAATGTATATTACAGGACAGGAGCGCAGGACCATGGGATAAGGTTAAGGCCTGGTGGGCATCTACTCTGGCGCCTCTCACAGCTTGTAACAGGACAAGAAAGACTTGGGTTAGCAGTGTGTCGTGGTGAGTATACACCTACCTCTCCTGTTCCCAGGACAGGTTTCTAGAAGGCTGGAGAGTGGCTTTCACCCCTGAACTCACCTCCTGTCTGGTCTTTCCTTAGGCCTGACCAGGTGTCTGTTCTAGACAGCTATTACTATGATGATGGCTGTGAGCCCTGTGGAAGTGACACTTTCAGCCGAGAGCCAACCGTTGTCAAGTTCCACTCCCCATTCACCAGTGAGTGTCGCTGCGCTCCACTCTCAGCCCGCCTAGGCCAAGGGGAGTCATGGCTTGCAGCTCTCATCCAGACATCTAGATGCCTACGGCAGGGCTGCCCCCTCCCCGCCACTCCCGTGCtcttaatttacatttaattacAAGGACATTGCCTACCCTCTGGAGACTGTCACACAATCTATCGCTGCTCCACAGCTCAGCCAGGCCTTGCTGAGGGCCCCAGTGTATCCTCAGGCCAGCtacagtccaggctggtctctggaTCCACGTCTATCTACTGTCTCCTCAGCGGTCAGAGAGTTTGCGATTGTGCCCTTGCACGCAGCCCCAGCAGATGCTGTGCCTGAGATTGATGCCCTCTATGATGTTTACCTGGATATCCAAAAAAAATGGGACCTAAAGGTGAGCCCTTCCTAGGGACAGTGGTTCTACTGGCCCTGACTGTCCCTGGACCAACAGGCATGTTTCCTGGTAGGACGTCATGTTCATGGGTGATTTCAATGCTGGCTGCAGCTACGTGAGCTCCTCCCAGTGGTCTTCCATCCGCCTTCGGACGAGCTCTCTCTTCCAGTGGCTAATCCCTGACAGTGCGGACACCACAGTCACATCCACACACTGTGCCTACGACAGGTAAGCAGCCCGCACGTGCTCGTCCAGACTCAGAATCAGTGAATCTGCCAGTTCCTGCCAGTGCAGGGCTTTCTCTTAATGCTCCTGGGTGGACCAAGTTTGGACCCCAGGGCCAGGAAACCATTACCTAAGAGTCTATGTGGGACAAGAGGGTGAAGGAACCTTGTCCTCTGATGTCCTACAGGATCGTGGTTGCTGGAACTCAGCTCCAGAGCGCTGTTGTTCCCGACTCAGTGGCTCCCTTTGACTTCCAAGCAGCCTACAAACTTACCCAGAAGATGGTATGTTTCCCTCCTTCACGTGGTTTGTGTTAGCCCGAGGTCAAGCAAAAGCTGGCTTTGGTGGTTCCCAACATTGCTGTTTCCCACACGAGATGTGGGCGGAGGGGGGTTAGGTCATGCTCTGGCCTCATGccatccctgcctccccaccTCTGCAGGCTGAAGCCATCAGTGACCATTACCCAGTGGAGGTGACACTCAAGTAAACCTGATGCCATCAGGCAGTGCAGCAGGTGCTTCTGGTGGGGGAGACTGCACCTGTACAGCAGACATGTGCAGAACTCCAACCCTCTCTGTCTCAGAACAGACAGAAGCCTACCACATGGACTGCAATACTGTTTAATTGAGGTAAATAAAGCCGAACTTGAGCAATTGGTGGTAGTATCCGTGTATCaagtcctccttcctccccaggcAGCTCCATCTGTCACTGAGAAGGCCTGGGTTGCACACTAGACCCAGTCTCTGGGCTGTCAGTGTTTCTCCAGGGCCTTGACCAGAAGGTCGTTCAAGCGACCTACCATGGGCCGGGGGTCATCGACGAGTCCTGCGGCTATCATGGCGTTTCCATAGATCTGAAATGTAGGGGTGGGAGATAAAAAAGTCCAGTCTGACCTACATGTGACCCCTAGCAAGAGAGCAGCTTCCTACCCCAGGCAGACAAAGAGAAACGGTCCTCCTCACCTGGTCCACCAGCAGCTGGGCCAGCTCTGGATCCCGCTCTCTCAGCTGACTGAGCTTCTTTATTAGTGTGTGCCTGCATCATGGAAACCAAGAGGGAAAGCAGCTCAAACTGAGCATCACTAACAGAGCTGCTGCTGTTATGTTATCATTATTAGAACAAGAAAAACTACAATGTATCTGTCTAGCACAAAAAATACCAGTATTCTAGAAAACAATCACCATAAGAGTGTCAGTATCAGCAGACAgaggtggtgcagcctttaatcccaacacatgggaagcagaggcagaggcaatcaaggccagctggtctacagagcgagttccaggacagttggggctacatagaggaactctgtcttgaaaaacaaaaagaatcaaaaaaactTTCAATTAACCCCAAAGTCTAAACTATAGAGCTTTTTAGAAAGAGTTGATTCTGCAGAAACTCTAAAGCACCTAAGATTtataaattacattaaaattaagatCATACCACCGTCAAAAGATACCTTAAGATAATAGCCATTAGAAACTAAAGCCAGGCATACTGGTGTacacctataatgccagcactcgggaggcagaagggctctgtgagttagaggccagcctagtctacatagcaagttccagtctGCCAAGGCTACATGGTGATACCATCTCAAACAAACTAACTACAAAGGAACACtgaagaagagaagcagcaggAGAGAAGTCTGAGAAGGCAGGTTCTATGGCAGGCCAAAAAAATGTAAGGTGCTCACCCCATCACAGACCTGGGAACTATGGGGACTGCCTGGACCACTGACGACTGTACAACCTAGAGAAGCATGTGTTCATAGCTACGCTGCTCCCAACAGCTCCAAACTAGAAGTCACACAAATCTCTGTCCACACAGTGAACGTCCTCTGCCACACACACCAGGACCCGCCccataaagttaaaaaatggcAACTTCCAAAAGTGGTTTTAAGGGTACAAAGATGGGGGAAGAAAAGACCAGCAATGTTCTGTTTAAACTTCCAGTAAGCACCTTTTTAACTTGTGCTTAACTCTAAGGGCTTCTCTCGAAGCCACCTTACACGGCACGGAAGCTTTCCATCCAGACTCTTAACTCCAAGGGTTTTCTCTCAGAAGTACatccatactttttaaaatactctcCCGACAGGAGACCCATGCTCCCACGATCTGTGGTGGGAGCTGGAGCCTGGGCATACCTGGGGTTGATCTCCAGAGTAGGCTGTAGCAGTTGAGCGCGTTCCTCCTGGGTCTTGGCCAGCTGCTGCATGCGCAGGAAGTGCCGAGCGGCCCCCATCTCCAGCACCGTCACCATGGCAGGGTGGGTGTCCAGGCGGAAAGTCACCTGCAAGCAAGGCTCAGGATGAGGAAGAAACCAATAGTGAAGGCCCAGGGTTGACAGGTTTGAAGTTACCCAGGCCACCAGACAGAAGGCAGACCAGCCCTATGGTGGTCTGCTTCTGTATCAACTGCTCCAGTAATCTGTCCAGGCTGTGACACAAGATCACAGCTAGATGCTTAAGGGGACGGACTTGGCCTGGCTCTGATCCTTCGCCCCTCCTGTGTGAAGAGGCAGAACCCAGCTGCTCAAGGGCCCTTGCGTTAGAGTGAGATCCTCAGGAGAGCAAGGTCAAGGAGGCAAAGGAGGCTTTTCAGAAGCAGCTGCCCCGAGGCCTAAACCCCACATGGGTTTAGCGACAGTACAGACTGGCAGGTCTGAGAGAGTGACAGTGTCAGGCAAGATGAAGCCAGTGCCTGGAGGAGTCTCCATCCTGGCTCAGTACCCTCCTGTGGACCCTCGCAGCTACAGCCGGGCTCTGAGAAGACACTAAGTTCCACAGTACTGCAGGGAGGCTTTACCTTCACGGTGGTGACACGAGACCCCAGTGCGTTTCTCATCCAAGCCATTAgctcctctgtttccttctctgacaAGCGCTCAGCAGCTGCACAAGAGAAGTGAGTGAGTCTAGGGATCGCTGACCACTGTTTCACTCTGTGGGCTCCACTCAGCACACTCCTGAGCCATGTCTAGCCACACTGCCTCGCCAGGAGCTAGGACAGAGGCTCTTGGAAAGGCCTTTCaccgacacagagaaacctggaaaACACTGG containing:
- the Dnase1 gene encoding deoxyribonuclease-1 isoform X2, which encodes MRCTRLIGVLFTLLSLLQLAVTLNIAAFNIRSFGNTKMSNATISGYIVEILRRYDIVLIQEVRDTNLVAIGKLLDVLNRDEPDTYRYVVSEPLGRNSYKEQYLFLYRPDQVSVLDSYYYDDGCEPCGSDTFSREPTVVKFHSPFTTVREFAIVPLHAAPADAVPEIDALYDVYLDIQKKWDLKDVMFMGDFNAGCSYVSSSQWSSIRLRTSSLFQWLIPDSADTTVTSTHCAYDRIVVAGTQLQSAVVPDSVAPFDFQAAYKLTQKMAEAISDHYPVEVTLK
- the Dnase1 gene encoding deoxyribonuclease-1 isoform X1 produces the protein MRCTRLIGVLFTLLSLLQLAVTLNIAAFNIRSFGNTKMSNATISGYIVEILRRYDIVLIQEVRDTNLVAIGKLLDVLNRDEPDTYRYVVSEPLGRNSYKEQYLFLYRPDQVSVLDSYYYDDGCEPCGSDTFSREPTVVKFHSPFTSEAPVYPQASYSPGWSLDPRLSTVSSAVREFAIVPLHAAPADAVPEIDALYDVYLDIQKKWDLKDVMFMGDFNAGCSYVSSSQWSSIRLRTSSLFQWLIPDSADTTVTSTHCAYDRIVVAGTQLQSAVVPDSVAPFDFQAAYKLTQKMAEAISDHYPVEVTLK
- the Dnase1 gene encoding deoxyribonuclease-1 isoform X3, with the protein product MLPSLATLWKDEPDTYRYVVSEPLGRNSYKEQYLFLYRPDQVSVLDSYYYDDGCEPCGSDTFSREPTVVKFHSPFTTVREFAIVPLHAAPADAVPEIDALYDVYLDIQKKWDLKDVMFMGDFNAGCSYVSSSQWSSIRLRTSSLFQWLIPDSADTTVTSTHCAYDRIVVAGTQLQSAVVPDSVAPFDFQAAYKLTQKMAEAISDHYPVEVTLK